From Apis mellifera strain DH4 linkage group LG5, Amel_HAv3.1, whole genome shotgun sequence, the proteins below share one genomic window:
- the LOC410056 gene encoding serine/threonine-protein phosphatase 4 regulatory subunit 3 isoform X2: MTDTRRRVKLYALNVDRQWDDRGTGHVSSSYVDRLKGISLLVRAESDGSVLLESRIQPDTAYQKQQDTLIVWSEGENFDLALSFQEKAGCDEIWEKICQVQGKDPSVEITQDIVEESEDERFDDMSDAAPPIELPPCELSRLEDINELIGNCLSSQMRKDKLALALESEGYIKKLLNLFHTCEDLENIEGLHHLYDIFKNIFLLNKNTLFEVMFSEDTIFDVVGCLEYEPTLPQPKRHREYLRQLARFKQAIPITNAELLAKIHQTYRVQYIQDVVLPTPSVFEDNMLNTLSSFIFFNKVEIVTLIQDDEKFLTELFRQLTDEATSDNKRRDLVLFLKEFCNFSQNLQPQGKEAFYKTLTALGILPALEITLAMNDAQTKTASIDILTYIVEYSPSVVRDYTLQQINNTEQDQMLINVIVAQLVGDSDPELGGAVQLAGVLRLLLDPENMLASVNKSEKTDFLNYFYKNSIGTLIAPLLANTIGERPAREDYRTVQLLGLILELLSFCVEHHTYHIKNCILNKDLLKRILVLMKSTHTFLVLCALRFMRKIVALKDEFYNRYIIKGNLFAPVFDAFVRNNGRYNLLDSAILEMFEFIKLEDIKSLCSHVVENFSKELEAIDYVQTFKALKLRYEQHQDKLKDRDRANLDSVPSILRNSRYRRDQRQLDEEEEMWFNEEEDFDEDSKSHHQQQQQQQSVLNNNTANNNITSQQSQINNSSTTTNESPITSEINPNSTIGAVEKTGTALFKKGLVDYEGDSDEEDEDAEVTPSPKRQRLS; the protein is encoded by the exons atGACGGATACACGTAGAAGAGTAAAATTGTATGCTCTTAATGTTGATAGACAATGGGATGATCGTGGTACAGGTCATGTTTCTTCTTCATATGTAGATAGACTGAAAGGAATTTCACTTTTAGTTAGAGCAGAGAGTGATGGTTCAGTTTTATTGGAAAGTAGAATACAACCTGATACAGCATATCAGAAGCAACag gatACTTTAATAGTTTGGTCAGAaggagaaaattttgatttagcCTTAAGTTTTCAAGAAAAGGCTGGCTGTGATGAAATTTGGGAAAAGATATGTCAAGTTCAAGGAAAAGATCCATCTGTTGAAATTACTCAAGATATTGTTGAAGAATCAGAAGATGAACGATTTGATGATATGTCAGATGCTGCACCTCCAATAGAATTGCCTCCATGTGAATTAAGTCGATTGGAAGATATTAATGAACTTATAGGAAATTGTCTATCTTCTCAAATGCGAAAAGATAAATTAGCATTGGCTTTGGAATCAGAAGGTTATATCAAAAAACTACTAAATCTATTTCATACTTGTgaagatttagaaaatattgaaggATTGCATCATTTGTatgacatatttaaaaatattttcttacttaATAAGAACACATTATTCGAAGTTATGTTTAGTGAAGATACAATTTTTGATGTTGTTGGATGTTTGGAATATGAGCCAACATTACCTCAGCCAAAGAGGCATAGAGAATATCTTCGACAGTTAGCCAGATTTAAGCAAGCAATTCCTATTACAAACGCTGAGCTATTAgcaaaaattcatcaaacgTATCGAGTTCAGTATATTCAGGATGTAGTGTTACCAACTCCAAGTGTATTTGAGGATAACATGTTAAACACATTGAGtagctttatattttttaataaggttGAAATAGTAACCTTAATACAAGATGACGAGAAATTCCTTACTGAACTATTCCGTCAGTTAACTGATGAAGCAACATCAGATAATAAAAGACGAGATTTAgttcttttcttaaaagaattttgtaacTTTTCTCAGAATCTTCAACCACAAGGAAAGGAGGccttttataaaactttaactGCACTTGGTATATTACCTGCTCTAGAAATTACTTTAGCAATGAATGATGCCCAAACAAAAACCGCCAGTATAGATATATTGACTTATATAGTAGAATATTCTCCAAGTGTTGTTAGAGATTATACATtgcaacaaataaataatacagaaCAGGAccaaatgttaataaatgtaatagttGCTCAACTTGTTGGCGATAGTGATCCAGAGTTGGGTGGAGCAGTACAATTAGCTGGTGTGCTACGCTTGCTCCTAGATCCAGAAAATATGTTGGCTTCTGTTAACAAATCAGAAAAGACTGATttcttaaattacttttacaaaaatagtATTGGAACATTGATAGCACCATTGTTAGCAAATACAATTGGAGAACGACCAGCAAGAGAAGATTATAGAACAGTACAGCTTTTaggattaattttagaattactaTCATTTTGTGTAGAACATCATACTTATCacataaaaaattgcatattgAACAAAGATCTGCTCAAACGGATATTAGTTTTGATGAAATCAACACATACATTTTTAGTATTGTGTGCTTTAAGGTTTATGAGAAAAATTGTAGCTTTGaaagatgaattttataacagatatatcattaaaggaaatttatttgcacCTGTATTTGATGCATTTGTGAGAAATAATGGTAGATATAATTTGCTGGATTCTGCTATTCTTGAaatgtttgaatttattaaactg GAAGATATTAAATCGTTATGTTCACatgttgttgaaaatttttcgaaagaattagAAGCAATTGATTATGTACAAACATTTAAAGCTTTGAAATTAAGGTATGAACAGCATcaagataaattgaaagatcGAGATAGAGCAAATCTTGatag cgTTCCATCCATACTGAGAAATAGTCGATATAGAAGGGACCAGAGACAATTAgatgaagaggaagaaatGTGGTTCAATGAAGAGGAAGACTTTGATGAGG ATTCTAAAAGTCATCatcaacagcagcagcagcaacagtccgtgttaaacaataatactgctaataataatattacctcACAACAatcacaaattaataattcctcTACAACAACGAATGAATCTCCGATTACATCGGAAATCAATCCAAATTCAACTATTGGCGCGGTAGAAAAAACTGGAActgcattatttaaaaaa GGCTTGGTCGATTACGAAGGAGATTCAGACGAAGAAGACGAAGATGCCGAGGTTACACCCTCTCCAAAACGACAAAGATTGTCATAG
- the LOC410056 gene encoding serine/threonine-protein phosphatase 4 regulatory subunit 3 isoform X1, whose amino-acid sequence MTDTRRRVKLYALNVDRQWDDRGTGHVSSSYVDRLKGISLLVRAESDGSVLLESRIQPDTAYQKQQDTLIVWSEGENFDLALSFQEKAGCDEIWEKICQVQGKDPSVEITQDIVEESEDERFDDMSDAAPPIELPPCELSRLEDINELIGNCLSSQMRKDKLALALESEGYIKKLLNLFHTCEDLENIEGLHHLYDIFKNIFLLNKNTLFEVMFSEDTIFDVVGCLEYEPTLPQPKRHREYLRQLARFKQAIPITNAELLAKIHQTYRVQYIQDVVLPTPSVFEDNMLNTLSSFIFFNKVEIVTLIQDDEKFLTELFRQLTDEATSDNKRRDLVLFLKEFCNFSQNLQPQGKEAFYKTLTALGILPALEITLAMNDAQTKTASIDILTYIVEYSPSVVRDYTLQQINNTEQDQMLINVIVAQLVGDSDPELGGAVQLAGVLRLLLDPENMLASVNKSEKTDFLNYFYKNSIGTLIAPLLANTIGERPAREDYRTVQLLGLILELLSFCVEHHTYHIKNCILNKDLLKRILVLMKSTHTFLVLCALRFMRKIVALKDEFYNRYIIKGNLFAPVFDAFVRNNGRYNLLDSAILEMFEFIKLEDIKSLCSHVVENFSKELEAIDYVQTFKALKLRYEQHQDKLKDRDRANLDSVPSILRNSRYRRDQRQLDEEEEMWFNEEEDFDEGEAIVPATAADLVPPASAKKQSSTSNSALNPALADSKSHHQQQQQQQSVLNNNTANNNITSQQSQINNSSTTTNESPITSEINPNSTIGAVEKTGTALFKKGLVDYEGDSDEEDEDAEVTPSPKRQRLS is encoded by the exons atGACGGATACACGTAGAAGAGTAAAATTGTATGCTCTTAATGTTGATAGACAATGGGATGATCGTGGTACAGGTCATGTTTCTTCTTCATATGTAGATAGACTGAAAGGAATTTCACTTTTAGTTAGAGCAGAGAGTGATGGTTCAGTTTTATTGGAAAGTAGAATACAACCTGATACAGCATATCAGAAGCAACag gatACTTTAATAGTTTGGTCAGAaggagaaaattttgatttagcCTTAAGTTTTCAAGAAAAGGCTGGCTGTGATGAAATTTGGGAAAAGATATGTCAAGTTCAAGGAAAAGATCCATCTGTTGAAATTACTCAAGATATTGTTGAAGAATCAGAAGATGAACGATTTGATGATATGTCAGATGCTGCACCTCCAATAGAATTGCCTCCATGTGAATTAAGTCGATTGGAAGATATTAATGAACTTATAGGAAATTGTCTATCTTCTCAAATGCGAAAAGATAAATTAGCATTGGCTTTGGAATCAGAAGGTTATATCAAAAAACTACTAAATCTATTTCATACTTGTgaagatttagaaaatattgaaggATTGCATCATTTGTatgacatatttaaaaatattttcttacttaATAAGAACACATTATTCGAAGTTATGTTTAGTGAAGATACAATTTTTGATGTTGTTGGATGTTTGGAATATGAGCCAACATTACCTCAGCCAAAGAGGCATAGAGAATATCTTCGACAGTTAGCCAGATTTAAGCAAGCAATTCCTATTACAAACGCTGAGCTATTAgcaaaaattcatcaaacgTATCGAGTTCAGTATATTCAGGATGTAGTGTTACCAACTCCAAGTGTATTTGAGGATAACATGTTAAACACATTGAGtagctttatattttttaataaggttGAAATAGTAACCTTAATACAAGATGACGAGAAATTCCTTACTGAACTATTCCGTCAGTTAACTGATGAAGCAACATCAGATAATAAAAGACGAGATTTAgttcttttcttaaaagaattttgtaacTTTTCTCAGAATCTTCAACCACAAGGAAAGGAGGccttttataaaactttaactGCACTTGGTATATTACCTGCTCTAGAAATTACTTTAGCAATGAATGATGCCCAAACAAAAACCGCCAGTATAGATATATTGACTTATATAGTAGAATATTCTCCAAGTGTTGTTAGAGATTATACATtgcaacaaataaataatacagaaCAGGAccaaatgttaataaatgtaatagttGCTCAACTTGTTGGCGATAGTGATCCAGAGTTGGGTGGAGCAGTACAATTAGCTGGTGTGCTACGCTTGCTCCTAGATCCAGAAAATATGTTGGCTTCTGTTAACAAATCAGAAAAGACTGATttcttaaattacttttacaaaaatagtATTGGAACATTGATAGCACCATTGTTAGCAAATACAATTGGAGAACGACCAGCAAGAGAAGATTATAGAACAGTACAGCTTTTaggattaattttagaattactaTCATTTTGTGTAGAACATCATACTTATCacataaaaaattgcatattgAACAAAGATCTGCTCAAACGGATATTAGTTTTGATGAAATCAACACATACATTTTTAGTATTGTGTGCTTTAAGGTTTATGAGAAAAATTGTAGCTTTGaaagatgaattttataacagatatatcattaaaggaaatttatttgcacCTGTATTTGATGCATTTGTGAGAAATAATGGTAGATATAATTTGCTGGATTCTGCTATTCTTGAaatgtttgaatttattaaactg GAAGATATTAAATCGTTATGTTCACatgttgttgaaaatttttcgaaagaattagAAGCAATTGATTATGTACAAACATTTAAAGCTTTGAAATTAAGGTATGAACAGCATcaagataaattgaaagatcGAGATAGAGCAAATCTTGatag cgTTCCATCCATACTGAGAAATAGTCGATATAGAAGGGACCAGAGACAATTAgatgaagaggaagaaatGTGGTTCAATGAAGAGGAAGACTTTGATGAGGGTGAGGCGATCGTACCCGCAACAGCAGCAGATCTCGTGCCTCCGGCTTCTGCTAAGAAACAGTCATCAACTTCAAATTCTGCACTTAATCCTGCTCTTGCAGATTCTAAAAGTCATCatcaacagcagcagcagcaacagtccgtgttaaacaataatactgctaataataatattacctcACAACAatcacaaattaataattcctcTACAACAACGAATGAATCTCCGATTACATCGGAAATCAATCCAAATTCAACTATTGGCGCGGTAGAAAAAACTGGAActgcattatttaaaaaa GGCTTGGTCGATTACGAAGGAGATTCAGACGAAGAAGACGAAGATGCCGAGGTTACACCCTCTCCAAAACGACAAAGATTGTCATAG
- the LOC100576667 gene encoding E3 ubiquitin-protein ligase synoviolin A isoform X2 has product MREAGIMLISTALTCAVIGNAYYQRKQFYPTVVHITKSNPSMTVIYTQGLILVFMINAFLRKIFFGTLRAAELEHLLEKVWYAVTETCLAFTVFRDDFSPKFIALFTLLLFLKSFHWLAEDRVDYMERSPVITWLFHLRVGTLLVLLFVINLTMIHYAYNTTATKGPSVQLVFGFEYAILLTIVFNISVKYILHTIDLQSENPWDNKPVFLLYTELIIGLLKVILYVAFVTLMVKLYTLPLFALRAMYYTMRDFKKAFHDIVMSRRAIRNMNTLYPDATAEELAAADNVCIICREEMIAASKKLPCNHIFHTACLRSWFQRQQTCPTCRLNILRPVNINQGNRQQNQAQAGPQVPQAPQAAGFNPIVQVLPAFWAGMQAPGAPPLQQQQQQQQQQTSDATTQQQQNQNNGPNIPSSSFQNLAANSVPLFPPPFPTMVPLPPIPTPPPNLTELSEEELRQMEGNLRQAVEARIQTLQRVQLLLDAANAMMNQYQTAAATANIPVSTATNNTNITTDISTLVKQGMSKTTSPGINNEQLQIKTEMNVPTANSSNDNINTLSGTNSNDTIPESSIRNDMEPSNEQEILRRRRLQKFSAQLTAE; this is encoded by the exons ATGAGAGAAGCtggaataatgttaataagcACAGCATTAACATGTGCTGTGATAGGCAATGCTTATTATCAAAGAAAACAGTTCTATCCAACAGTAGTTCACATAACCAAATCTAATCCTAGTATGAcg GTTATCTATACTCAAGGTTTAATTCtagtatttatgataaatgctTTTTtgcgaaagatattttttggtACTTTACGTGCTGCTGAACTTGAg cATTTGTTGGAAAAAGTATGGTATGCAGTGACTGAAACTTGTCTAGCATTTACAGTGTTTAGAGATGACTTTAGTCCAAAATTCATAGCATTATTtactcttcttttatttctgaaaTCATTTCATTGGTTGGCAGAAGATCGTGTAGATTat atggaAAGAAGTCCTGTAATAACTTGGTTATTTCATCTTAGAGTTGGTACTCTATTAGttctattatttgttataaatttaactatGATTCATTATGCATATAATACAACAGCTACAAAAGGTCCTTCAGTACAACTTGTCTTTGGTTTTGAATATGCTATTCTTTTAACTATTGTATTCAATATTagtgtgaaatatatattgcatacaATAGATCTACAAAGTGAAAATCCATGGGACAATAAACcagtatttcttttatatacagAATTGATAATTGGGTTATTAAag gttattttatatgttgccTTTGTTACTTTGatggtaaaattatatactttaccTTTGTTTGCACTTCGTGCAATGTATTATACAAtgagagattttaaaaaagctTTTCATGATATTGTAATGTCACGTCGAGCTATCAGAAATATGAATACATTATATCCAGATGCAACAGCAGAAGAATTAGCTGCTGCTGATAATGTGTGTATTATATGcag AGAAGAAATGATAGCAGCAAGTAAAAAATTACCatgtaatcatatttttcatactgCCTGTCTTCGTTCTTGGTTTCAACGTCAACAAACATGTCCCACATGCCGCTTGAACATTTTAAGAcctgttaatattaatcaaggAAATAGACAACAAAATCAGGCACAGGCAGGACCTCAAGTGCCTCAAGCTCCACAAGCAGCAGGATTTAATCCAATtg TTCAAGTACTCCCAGCATTTTGGGCTGGAATGCAAGCTCCAGGAGCACCACCTctacagcaacaacaacagcaacaacagcaacaaacTTCAGATGCAACAACTCAGCAACAACAAAATCAAAACAATGGACCAAATATTCCTTCATCATCATTCCAAAATTTGGCAGCTAATAGTGTACCATTATTTCCTCCTCCATTTCCAACTATGGTACCATTACCTCCTATTCCTACGCCACCACCAAATCTTACAGAATTAAGCGAAGAAGAACTTAGACAAATGGAAGGTAATTTGCGACAAGCTGTCGAAGCTAGAATACAAACTTTGCAAAGAGTTCAGCTTTTATTAGATGCTGCCAATGCTATGATGAATCAATATCAAACAGCAGCTGCTACTGCTAA taTTCCAGTATCAACTGCAACAAATAACACAAATATTACAACAGATATTTCTACATTAGTAAAACAAGGAATGTCAAAAACTACAAGTCCTGGAATTAATAACGAACAACTGCAAATTAAAACTGAAATGAATGTTCCTACTGCAAATTCTtccaatgataatataaatacattatcagGCACAAATAGTAATGATACAATTCCAGAATCATCAATTAGAAATGATATGGAACCTTCGAATGAACAAGAAATATTACGAAGACGAAGACTACAAAAATTTTCAGCTCAGCTTACagcagaataa
- the LOC100576667 gene encoding E3 ubiquitin-protein ligase synoviolin A isoform X1 — MREAGIMLISTALTCAVIGNAYYQRKQFYPTVVHITKSNPSMTVIYTQGLILVFMINAFLRKIFFGTLRAAELEHLLEKVWYAVTETCLAFTVFRDDFSPKFIALFTLLLFLKSFHWLAEDRVDYMERSPVITWLFHLRVGTLLVLLFVINLTMIHYAYNTTATKGPSVQLVFGFEYAILLTIVFNISVKYILHTIDLQSENPWDNKPVFLLYTELIIGLLKVILYVAFVTLMVKLYTLPLFALRAMYYTMRDFKKAFHDIVMSRRAIRNMNTLYPDATAEELAAADNVCIICREEMIAASKKLPCNHIFHTACLRSWFQRQQTCPTCRLNILRPVNINQGNRQQNQAQAGPQVPQAPQAAGFNPIVQVLPAFWAGMQAPGAPPLQQQQQQQQQQTSDATTQQQQNQNNGPNIPSSSFQNLAANSVPLFPPPFPTMVPLPPIPTPPPNLTELSEEELRQMEGNLRQAVEARIQTLQRVQLLLDAANAMMNQYQTAAATAKFIYSSIPVSTATNNTNITTDISTLVKQGMSKTTSPGINNEQLQIKTEMNVPTANSSNDNINTLSGTNSNDTIPESSIRNDMEPSNEQEILRRRRLQKFSAQLTAE, encoded by the exons ATGAGAGAAGCtggaataatgttaataagcACAGCATTAACATGTGCTGTGATAGGCAATGCTTATTATCAAAGAAAACAGTTCTATCCAACAGTAGTTCACATAACCAAATCTAATCCTAGTATGAcg GTTATCTATACTCAAGGTTTAATTCtagtatttatgataaatgctTTTTtgcgaaagatattttttggtACTTTACGTGCTGCTGAACTTGAg cATTTGTTGGAAAAAGTATGGTATGCAGTGACTGAAACTTGTCTAGCATTTACAGTGTTTAGAGATGACTTTAGTCCAAAATTCATAGCATTATTtactcttcttttatttctgaaaTCATTTCATTGGTTGGCAGAAGATCGTGTAGATTat atggaAAGAAGTCCTGTAATAACTTGGTTATTTCATCTTAGAGTTGGTACTCTATTAGttctattatttgttataaatttaactatGATTCATTATGCATATAATACAACAGCTACAAAAGGTCCTTCAGTACAACTTGTCTTTGGTTTTGAATATGCTATTCTTTTAACTATTGTATTCAATATTagtgtgaaatatatattgcatacaATAGATCTACAAAGTGAAAATCCATGGGACAATAAACcagtatttcttttatatacagAATTGATAATTGGGTTATTAAag gttattttatatgttgccTTTGTTACTTTGatggtaaaattatatactttaccTTTGTTTGCACTTCGTGCAATGTATTATACAAtgagagattttaaaaaagctTTTCATGATATTGTAATGTCACGTCGAGCTATCAGAAATATGAATACATTATATCCAGATGCAACAGCAGAAGAATTAGCTGCTGCTGATAATGTGTGTATTATATGcag AGAAGAAATGATAGCAGCAAGTAAAAAATTACCatgtaatcatatttttcatactgCCTGTCTTCGTTCTTGGTTTCAACGTCAACAAACATGTCCCACATGCCGCTTGAACATTTTAAGAcctgttaatattaatcaaggAAATAGACAACAAAATCAGGCACAGGCAGGACCTCAAGTGCCTCAAGCTCCACAAGCAGCAGGATTTAATCCAATtg TTCAAGTACTCCCAGCATTTTGGGCTGGAATGCAAGCTCCAGGAGCACCACCTctacagcaacaacaacagcaacaacagcaacaaacTTCAGATGCAACAACTCAGCAACAACAAAATCAAAACAATGGACCAAATATTCCTTCATCATCATTCCAAAATTTGGCAGCTAATAGTGTACCATTATTTCCTCCTCCATTTCCAACTATGGTACCATTACCTCCTATTCCTACGCCACCACCAAATCTTACAGAATTAAGCGAAGAAGAACTTAGACAAATGGAAGGTAATTTGCGACAAGCTGTCGAAGCTAGAATACAAACTTTGCAAAGAGTTCAGCTTTTATTAGATGCTGCCAATGCTATGATGAATCAATATCAAACAGCAGCTGCTACTGCTAA atttatttattctagtaTTCCAGTATCAACTGCAACAAATAACACAAATATTACAACAGATATTTCTACATTAGTAAAACAAGGAATGTCAAAAACTACAAGTCCTGGAATTAATAACGAACAACTGCAAATTAAAACTGAAATGAATGTTCCTACTGCAAATTCTtccaatgataatataaatacattatcagGCACAAATAGTAATGATACAATTCCAGAATCATCAATTAGAAATGATATGGAACCTTCGAATGAACAAGAAATATTACGAAGACGAAGACTACAAAAATTTTCAGCTCAGCTTACagcagaataa